A stretch of Lysinibacillus agricola DNA encodes these proteins:
- a CDS encoding Rpn family recombination-promoting nuclease/putative transposase has product MNRKAIRRIPLEKFFDLKVDFAFKQLFGNEKNKKMTIVFLNAVLKLTGRDTIKEVTFIQQELGGEYQDDKQSRLDILVKTQNDDFINVEIQLSNQHDMTKRTLYYWAKMYESQLARGMGYSELRPTITINICNFTMFKDNKSYHSTYHLYEDTTLSRLMPEEDVLEIHFIEMNKFITLWHEEKLDALDDILIRWLLLLGMVDGRKKKVYAEIYRELEELAMKDENLRAAFDTWEEISQSPETILAYQSRLKYILDEEARYIDGINKGREQGLEQGRKQAQIELVKKLLKRHEPIEEIMDLLGLSREEIERIKSLNLHQE; this is encoded by the coding sequence ATGAATCGAAAAGCAATACGAAGAATTCCGTTAGAAAAGTTTTTTGATTTGAAGGTTGATTTTGCCTTCAAGCAATTGTTCGGAAATGAAAAAAATAAAAAAATGACAATTGTTTTTTTGAATGCGGTATTAAAGCTAACCGGACGAGATACTATTAAAGAAGTAACATTTATTCAGCAAGAATTGGGCGGTGAATATCAGGACGATAAACAATCTAGGCTCGATATTCTTGTAAAAACACAAAATGATGACTTTATCAATGTAGAAATTCAACTATCCAATCAGCATGATATGACAAAGAGAACGCTATATTATTGGGCAAAAATGTATGAGTCACAACTAGCTAGAGGGATGGGATATAGTGAATTACGCCCAACCATTACGATCAATATATGTAATTTTACAATGTTTAAAGATAATAAATCTTATCATAGTACGTATCATCTTTATGAAGACACAACATTATCGAGGTTAATGCCAGAAGAAGATGTACTAGAAATTCACTTTATAGAAATGAACAAGTTTATTACTCTCTGGCATGAAGAAAAATTAGATGCTCTTGATGACATATTAATTCGATGGTTGTTATTACTTGGTATGGTCGATGGTCGCAAAAAGAAAGTTTATGCAGAGATATATCGTGAATTGGAGGAGTTAGCGATGAAGGATGAAAACTTGCGCGCAGCATTTGATACATGGGAAGAAATCAGTCAATCCCCTGAAACAATTCTTGCTTACCAGTCTCGTTTAAAGTATATCTTAGATGAAGAAGCCCGTTACATTGATGGAATCAACAAGGGAAGAGAACAAGGACTAGAGCAAGGGCGTAAACAAGCGCAAATAGAGTTAGTGAAAAAACTACTAAAACGTCATGAACCGATTGAAGAAATAATGGATTTATTAGGCTTATCGAGAGAAGAAATTGAAAGAATAAAAAGTCTAAATTTACA
- a CDS encoding LLM class flavin-dependent oxidoreductase, translating to MRLSILDQMPIPKDHTAEEAFRRTEQIALLGEELGYHRMWLAEHHNSHSLASSAPEVTAAFLAAKTKRLRIGTGGVMMMHYSPYKLAEVFKTLSGLAPNRIDFGVGRAPGGDHASIYALAEGRRQRFTEQYDKLEIILKLMNNQKTGEDVYDQVIAAPVNIQLPEAWLLGSSGQSAMQAGRLGVGYSYAQFFTGNMSKDIFDTYRDYFIPSYYMEKPQIIVTYAATVADTLEEAEYLAKPIDITRLHLMKGQIIQAISPEEAKNYPLTELDKMTIANNRKANLVGTPKEIAEFLVAEQEQYGFDEVMLNCNQYALESRLNTYRLLAKELIRTPLL from the coding sequence ATGAGATTAAGTATTTTAGATCAAATGCCTATACCAAAAGATCATACTGCTGAGGAGGCCTTTCGGCGTACAGAACAAATAGCGCTCTTAGGTGAAGAGCTTGGCTATCATCGTATGTGGTTAGCGGAGCACCATAATAGCCATTCACTGGCAAGTTCAGCTCCCGAGGTTACAGCGGCTTTCTTAGCAGCGAAAACAAAACGTCTTCGTATCGGTACTGGAGGCGTGATGATGATGCACTATTCTCCATATAAGCTGGCAGAGGTCTTTAAAACATTAAGTGGCTTAGCACCGAATCGTATTGATTTTGGCGTGGGCAGAGCCCCTGGTGGTGACCATGCCTCTATTTATGCACTAGCAGAGGGACGAAGACAGCGTTTTACAGAGCAATACGATAAGCTCGAAATCATTTTAAAACTGATGAATAATCAAAAAACAGGGGAAGATGTCTATGATCAAGTGATAGCGGCACCTGTGAATATCCAATTACCTGAGGCTTGGTTACTTGGATCTAGTGGCCAAAGCGCTATGCAGGCAGGAAGATTAGGTGTAGGTTATTCATATGCGCAGTTTTTCACTGGCAATATGTCAAAGGATATATTTGATACGTATAGAGATTACTTTATACCTTCCTATTATATGGAGAAGCCACAAATTATCGTTACCTATGCGGCGACAGTTGCAGATACGTTAGAGGAAGCGGAATATTTGGCAAAGCCGATTGATATTACACGTCTCCATCTCATGAAGGGACAAATCATTCAAGCGATTTCACCTGAGGAAGCAAAGAATTATCCACTTACGGAGTTGGATAAAATGACAATCGCCAATAATCGAAAAGCTAATCTTGTCGGAACACCGAAGGAAATCGCTGAATTTTTAGTAGCAGAGCAAGAGCAATATGGATTTGACGAAGTGATGCTTAACTGCAACCAATACGCACTAGAAAGTCGCTTGAATACTTATAGGCTACTTGCAAAGGAATTAATAAGAACCCCACTACTTTAG